The following are encoded in a window of Corythoichthys intestinalis isolate RoL2023-P3 chromosome 8, ASM3026506v1, whole genome shotgun sequence genomic DNA:
- the kat14 gene encoding cysteine-rich protein 2-binding protein, with amino-acid sequence MDDVPAAQAACASASEGLEEGEVEGETLLIVESEDRGSLDLSHEHSGDSLASDLGEDADGVWACDDLAFYCERCHKWIPAAHLHGNQPSYLKGDNFFRFVCRDCSEEGKETFERMRLTWQQVVMLAMYNLSLEGTGRQGYFRWKEDICAFISRHWNFLLGSRKKTSTWWSTVAGCLSVGSPAFFRSGAQEFNEPGWWKLVHNRPPTLRAHKSGTKVKAAVCKAAAAEPAVAAEGLRRRGGGSGGRNTLETATQLKEKRSRTQEAKDIRRAQKEAGSAPVKARGTGTKRRPPDALLEKGEVPDFSSLSSSDRTPPSSPSPSPSPDFSAPGTPASRSATPSLLSEADLIPDAMPPQALFHGDEEAEADALIDPGTEYAPPPARKKSRPAPPRIKREADSEDDGRRCDFEEEAEGPRPDRKRAAAGDKSPKGGNPRIPRHAPAGPYEERILRRRLDACPLALAVTPQARRLRRKLLVRQAKRQRGLPLLDIDRALGLAGGVCGAPMTQRLGDERGRPRDLRILDRFQVKCLEGGHGGHPSPQLSFSCRLTGADGASEQAVKSPYTSRLLKPYIRRDYESRPLKMRLLAEIRAHPHRRDPGWIPEADAPLDYRYVRPSHIPSVNAMCRHSFWPGVDLSECLRYPDFSVVALYKKVVVGFGFMVPDVKYNEAYVSFLLVHPEWRRAGIGTFMIYHLIQTCMGKDVTLHVSASNPAMLLYRKFGFQAEEYILDFYDEYYALDSGECRHAFFLRLRR; translated from the exons ATGGACGACGTCCCGGCGGCCCAGGCGGCGTGCGCTTCCGCCTCGGAAGGTCTGGAAGAGGGCGAGGTGGAAGGCGAGACGCTCCTGATAGTGGAGTCCGAGGACCGGGGCTCGCTGGACCTGTCGCACGAGCACAGCGGAGACTCCTTGGCCAGCGACTTGGGCGAAGACGCGGATGGCGTCTGGGCCTGCGACGATTTGGCTTTTTACTGCGAGCGCTGCCACAAGTGGATCCCGGCAG CTCATCTCCACGGCAACCAGCCCAGCTACCTGAAAGGCGACAACTTCTTCAGGTTCGTGTGCCGCGACTGCTCCGAGGAGGGCAAGGAGACGTTCGAGAGGATGCGCCTCACCTGGCAGCAG GTGGTCATGCTAGCCATGTACAATCTTTCTCTGGAGGGGACGGGACGCCAAGGGTACTTCCGCTGGAAGGAGGACATTTGCGCCTTCATCAGCCGCCACTGGAACTTCCTCCTGGgctccag AAAGAAGACGTCCACCTGGTGGAGCACGGTGGCCGGCTGCCTGTCGGTAGGGAGCCCCGCTTTTTTCCGCTCGGGGGCGCAGGAGTTCAACGAACCGGGATGGTGGAAGCTAGTCCACAACCGACCGCCGACCCTGCGCGCTCACAAGTCCGGCACCAAGGTCAAAG CTGCGGTCTGCAAAGCTGCCGCCGCCGAGCCCGCCGTTGCGGCGGAAGGTCTGCGCAGGCGGGGCGGCGGCTCGGGCGGAAGGAACACGCTGGAGACGGCCACGCAGCTAAAGGAGAAGCGCTCGCGGACGCAGGAGGCCAAAGACATCCGGCGCGCTCAGAAGGAAGCGGGGTCCGCGCCCGTCAAGGCCCGGGGCACCGGGACCAAGCGGCGCCCGCCCGACGCGCTTTTAGAGAAAGGAGAGGTGCCGGACTTCTCCTCTCTCAGTTCTTCCGACAGAACGCCGCCGAGCAGCCCCTCGCCGTCGCCCTCGCCCGACTTCTCCGCACCCGGTACGCCGGCCTCTCGCTCGGCCACGCCCAGCCTGCTGTCAGAGGCCGACCTCATCCCGGATGCCATGCCGCCCCAGGCGCTTTTTCACG GCGACGAGGAAGCTGAGGCTGACGCCTTGATCGACCCCGGGACGGAGTACGCCCCTCCCCCCGCCCGCAAGAAGTCCCGCCCGGCGCCGCCCCGCATCAAACGGGAGGCGGACAGCGAGGACGACGGACGACGCTGCGACTTTGAGGAAGAAGCGGAAGGCCCGCGTCCGGACCGGAAGAGGGCGGCCGCCGGCGACAAAAGCCCAAAGGGGGGCAACCCTCGGATTCCTCGCCACGCCCCCGCTGGCCCGTACGAAGAGCGGATACTGCGACGCCGTCTGGATGCGTGCCCGTTGGCGCTCGCCGTCACGCCGCAAGCCCGACGCCTCCGCCGGAAACTGTTAGTGCGCCAGGCCAAGCGGCAGCGAGGACTCCCCCTGCTGGACATTGACCGCGCGCTAGGCCTGGCGGGAGGCGTCTGCGGGGCACCGATGACACAACGATTGGGCGACGAGCGTGGCCGCCCCAGAGATCTCCGCATATTGGACCGCTTTCAG GTCAAATGTTTGGAGGGTGGTCACGGGGGCCACCCCTCGCCGCAGCTGTCTTTTAGCTGCCGCTTAACCGGAGCCGACGGCGCCTCGGAGCAAGCCGTCAAGAGCCCGTACACGTCTCGGCTCCTCAAACCTTACATCag GCGCGACTACGAAAGCCGTCCCCTTAAGATGCGTCTGCTGGCCGAGATCCGAGCGCACCCCCACCGGCGGGACCCCGGCTGGATCCCCGAGGCCGACGCCCCCCTGGACTACCGCTACGTGCGGCCTTCTCACATCCCGTCGGTCAACGCCATGTGTCGCCACAGCTTCTGGCCAG GAGTGGACCTGTCAGAGTGCCTGCGGTATCCCGACTTCAGCGTGGTGGCCCTCTACAAGAAAGTGGTGGTCGGGTTTGGCTTCATGGTGCCCGACGTCAAATACAACGAGGCCTACGTCTCCTTCTTGCTGGTCCACCCTGAGTGGCGGAGGGCGGGCATCGGAACTTTTATGATCTACCACCTCATACAG ACGTGCATGGGCAAGGACGTGACGCTGCACGTGTCGGCCAGCAATCCCGCCATGCTGCTGTACCGGAAGTTCGGCTTCCAGGCCGAGGAGTACATCCTGGATTTCTACGACGAGTATTACGCGCTGGACAGCGGCGAGTGTCGGCACGCTTTTTTCCTGAGACTGCGACGTTAA
- the LOC130920521 gene encoding protein PET117 homolog, mitochondrial, with translation MSRASKAFLALSAVGTVCTVAAVHFNQARERQRLHEGTLRDLERLERKKENARRQEEDWKSGFGPLEAERRPVDGVPR, from the exons ATGTCCAGAGCCTCAAAAGCCTTTCTAGCACTTTCTGCGGTTGGGACTGTGTGCACAGTGGCCGCGGTCCACTTCAATCAGGCCCGGGAAAGACAG cgTCTCCACGAAGGCACCCTGAGAGATTTGGAGCGTTTAGAACGAAAGAAGGAGAACGCGCGGCGTCAGGAGGAGGACTGGAAATCCGGCTTTGGGCCGCTAGAGGCGGAGCGCCGTCCCGTAGACGGCGTGCCCCGCTGA
- the polr3f gene encoding DNA-directed RNA polymerase III subunit RPC6 isoform X2, which translates to MSQVQVKQEKNVIDPAEVENRIKALCQQFPQGITDEVIQNDMPHLEAQQRAAALNKLLSVGVLDLLKNSNGLLYRLKDTQTASKMKGSDNQEKLVYQIIEDAANKGIWSRDIRFKSNLPLTEINKILKNLESKKLIKAVKSVAASKKKVYMLYNVQPDRSVTGGAWYSDQDFESEFVEVLNQQCFKFLQGKAESARDGERSPMLRRNASFATSHQVWKYICELGISKVDLSMEDIETILDTLVYDGKAEPDVMAAKEGTPGCVDGRLKLYRAVEPVLAPAALVRTPCGLCPVFEDCHEGGEISPSTCVYLDQWLDF; encoded by the exons ATGTCTCAAGTCCAAGTCAAGCAAGAAAAGAACGTTATTGACCCCGCCGAAGTTGAAAACAG gaTCAAGGCGCTGTGTCAGCAGTTCCCTCAAGGCATCACGGATGAGGTGATCCAAAACGACATGCCTCACCTGGAAGCGCAGCAGAGGGCCGCCGCCCTCAACAAGCTGCTCTCGGTG GGGGTGCTGGATCTCCTGAAGAACAGCAACGGTCTCCTCTACAGGCTGAAGGACACGCAGACGGCCAG CAAGATGAAAGGCTCGGACAACCAGGAGAAGCTGGTGTACCAGATCATCGAAGACGCGGCCAACAAGG GCATCTGGAGCCGGGACATCCGCTTCAAGAGCAACCTCCCTCTGACGGAGATCAACAAGATCCTCAAGAACCTGGAGAGCAAAAAACTCATTAAGGCCGTCAAATCCGTGGCG GCGTCCAAGAAGAAAGTGTACATGCTGTACAACGTGCAGCCCGATCGCTCGGTGACGGGCGGCGCCTGGTACAGCGACCAGGACTTTGAGTCGGAGTTCGTGGAGGTTCTCAACCAGCAGTGCTTCAAGTTCCTGCAAGGAAAG GCGGAGTCTGCGCGGGACGGCGAGAGAAGTCCGATGCTGCGGCGGAACGCTTCCTTCGCCACCTCGCACCAAGTCTGGAAGTACATCTGCGAGCTCGGCATCAGCAAG GTGGACCTGTCCATGGAGGACATCGAGACCATCCTGGACACGCTAGTGTACGACGGCAAAGCGGAGCCCGACGTGATGGCGGCCAAGGAGGGAACGCCGGGCTGCGTGGACGGACGTCTCAAGCTGTACCGCGCCGTTGAACCCGTGCTGGCGCCCGCCGCCCTCGTCAGGACGCCCTGCGGACTCTGCCCG GTGTTTGAAGACTGTCACGAAGGCGGCgagatctcgccatccacctgcgTCTACTTGGACCAGTGGCTCGATTTCTGA
- the polr3f gene encoding DNA-directed RNA polymerase III subunit RPC6 isoform X1 — MSQVQVKQEKNVIDPAEVENRIKALCQQFPQGITDEVIQNDMPHLEAQQRAAALNKLLSGVLDLLKNSNGLLYRLKDTQTASKMKGSDNQEKLVYQIIEDAANKGIWSRDIRFKSNLPLTEINKILKNLESKKLIKAVKSVAASKKKVYMLYNVQPDRSVTGGAWYSDQDFESEFVEVLNQQCFKFLQGKAESARDGERSPMLRRNASFATSHQVWKYICELGISKVDLSMEDIETILDTLVYDGKAEPDVMAAKEGTPGCVDGRLKLYRAVEPVLAPAALVRTPCGLCPVFEDCHEGGEISPSTCVYLDQWLDF; from the exons ATGTCTCAAGTCCAAGTCAAGCAAGAAAAGAACGTTATTGACCCCGCCGAAGTTGAAAACAG gaTCAAGGCGCTGTGTCAGCAGTTCCCTCAAGGCATCACGGATGAGGTGATCCAAAACGACATGCCTCACCTGGAAGCGCAGCAGAGGGCCGCCGCCCTCAACAAGCTGCTCTCG GGGGTGCTGGATCTCCTGAAGAACAGCAACGGTCTCCTCTACAGGCTGAAGGACACGCAGACGGCCAG CAAGATGAAAGGCTCGGACAACCAGGAGAAGCTGGTGTACCAGATCATCGAAGACGCGGCCAACAAGG GCATCTGGAGCCGGGACATCCGCTTCAAGAGCAACCTCCCTCTGACGGAGATCAACAAGATCCTCAAGAACCTGGAGAGCAAAAAACTCATTAAGGCCGTCAAATCCGTGGCG GCGTCCAAGAAGAAAGTGTACATGCTGTACAACGTGCAGCCCGATCGCTCGGTGACGGGCGGCGCCTGGTACAGCGACCAGGACTTTGAGTCGGAGTTCGTGGAGGTTCTCAACCAGCAGTGCTTCAAGTTCCTGCAAGGAAAG GCGGAGTCTGCGCGGGACGGCGAGAGAAGTCCGATGCTGCGGCGGAACGCTTCCTTCGCCACCTCGCACCAAGTCTGGAAGTACATCTGCGAGCTCGGCATCAGCAAG GTGGACCTGTCCATGGAGGACATCGAGACCATCCTGGACACGCTAGTGTACGACGGCAAAGCGGAGCCCGACGTGATGGCGGCCAAGGAGGGAACGCCGGGCTGCGTGGACGGACGTCTCAAGCTGTACCGCGCCGTTGAACCCGTGCTGGCGCCCGCCGCCCTCGTCAGGACGCCCTGCGGACTCTGCCCG GTGTTTGAAGACTGTCACGAAGGCGGCgagatctcgccatccacctgcgTCTACTTGGACCAGTGGCTCGATTTCTGA